One Henriciella litoralis genomic window carries:
- the tig gene encoding trigger factor encodes MECTETTDGLSRMYKVKVPASELKSKLDAKIEEMRPQMRLKGFRPGKVPASHVRKMFGKSIMGEVVETAMKESSEKAIADANVRPASQPDMHMESDMEAVLDGKEDLSYHMHVDVMPDFEPTDVTKLKIERPVAEVEDEALTEALDQVAENNQKYEPRGKTAKSREGDAVVIDFVGKIDGEPFEGGAAEGHTLVLGSNSFIPGFEDQLVGTKAGEEKDVEVTFPENYQADHLAGKAAVFEVKVNEVRAPKKPDVDEEFAKGLGVESLEELKNLVKGQLQQELDGASRSKAKRNLLDALDEKHDFELPPKMVEMEFDQIWQQLQAEMDAGRVSDDDKDKSEDELKEEYRKIAERRVRLGLVLAEIGRLQDIKISEQEVQQSLIREAQRFPGQERQVLEFFQSNPNAMAQLRAPIYEDKVVDYLLETVKVTDKTVSREELLAEDDE; translated from the coding sequence ATGGAATGCACCGAAACCACCGATGGCCTCAGCCGCATGTACAAAGTCAAGGTGCCTGCAAGCGAGCTCAAGTCAAAGCTCGACGCCAAGATTGAGGAAATGCGCCCTCAGATGCGCCTGAAGGGTTTCCGCCCAGGCAAGGTGCCGGCTTCACACGTCCGTAAGATGTTCGGCAAATCCATCATGGGTGAAGTCGTCGAAACGGCGATGAAAGAATCCAGCGAAAAAGCAATCGCTGACGCCAATGTGCGCCCGGCTTCCCAGCCTGACATGCACATGGAAAGCGACATGGAAGCCGTGCTCGATGGCAAGGAAGACCTCTCCTATCACATGCACGTCGATGTCATGCCGGACTTCGAGCCAACCGACGTCACCAAGCTCAAGATCGAACGTCCCGTCGCCGAAGTCGAAGACGAAGCTCTGACTGAGGCGCTCGACCAGGTCGCAGAGAACAATCAGAAGTACGAGCCACGCGGCAAGACAGCCAAGTCGCGCGAAGGCGACGCTGTTGTGATCGACTTCGTCGGCAAGATCGACGGCGAACCGTTTGAAGGCGGCGCTGCTGAAGGCCATACCCTGGTTCTTGGTTCAAACAGCTTCATTCCGGGCTTTGAAGATCAGCTCGTCGGCACTAAGGCCGGCGAAGAAAAAGACGTCGAGGTCACCTTCCCTGAGAATTATCAGGCCGACCATCTCGCCGGTAAAGCCGCGGTCTTCGAAGTCAAAGTCAACGAAGTTCGGGCCCCGAAAAAGCCGGACGTCGACGAAGAGTTCGCCAAAGGTCTCGGCGTTGAATCACTCGAAGAGCTCAAGAACCTGGTCAAAGGCCAGCTTCAGCAGGAGCTCGACGGCGCATCCCGTTCGAAAGCCAAGCGTAACCTGCTTGATGCTCTCGACGAGAAGCATGACTTCGAACTGCCGCCGAAAATGGTTGAAATGGAATTTGACCAGATCTGGCAGCAGCTTCAGGCTGAAATGGATGCCGGCCGCGTCAGCGATGACGACAAGGACAAATCCGAAGACGAGCTGAAGGAAGAGTACCGCAAGATCGCCGAACGCCGCGTTCGCCTCGGTCTGGTGCTGGCTGAAATCGGCCGCCTTCAAGACATCAAGATTTCCGAGCAGGAAGTTCAGCAATCTCTCATCCGCGAAGCCCAGCGCTTCCCGGGCCAGGAGCGTCAGGTGCTCGAATTCTTCCAGAGCAATCCGAACGCGATGGCTCAACTTCGCGCGCCGATCTATGAGGACAAGGTTGTCGACTACCTCCTCGAGACGGTGAAAGTCACCGACAAGACCGTCTCTCGTGAAGAGCTTCTGGCCGAAGACGACGAATAG
- a CDS encoding PilZ domain-containing protein has protein sequence MTNQLNNAAQESEDMSDQRDHPRFEVNTSGTLILETGFKIPFIVKDLSQRGAKILLNKTVMLPARFTVEILSPDKQKIKRCTSSRQWQRGPLVGVHFLSSQTIQL, from the coding sequence ATGACCAATCAATTGAACAACGCAGCCCAGGAGTCGGAAGACATGTCCGATCAGCGCGATCATCCGCGCTTTGAAGTCAACACTTCCGGCACGCTGATACTCGAAACAGGCTTCAAGATTCCTTTCATCGTAAAGGATTTGTCGCAACGCGGCGCAAAGATCCTGCTGAACAAGACCGTCATGCTTCCGGCGCGCTTCACAGTCGAAATTCTGAGCCCTGACAAGCAGAAGATCAAACGCTGTACCTCGTCACGGCAGTGGCAGCGTGGACCGCTTGTTGGTGTCCACTTTCTAAGCTCACAAACGATCCAGCTATAG
- a CDS encoding MarR family winged helix-turn-helix transcriptional regulator, producing the protein MNNAVQAVTAEDTVAESFLKSLSLLEQAHRRLHDVVKDDLERGGERHLTGVQALLLYEIGEGETPASTLRARGAFAGTSLSYNIKKLQEGGYLLQSRSEADKRTVHLRLTERGHTVRKRVEGLFAKQATALEPTASVRPVDLTQLNKTVSRLERFWSDQIRFRL; encoded by the coding sequence ATGAACAACGCTGTGCAAGCAGTGACCGCTGAAGATACGGTTGCTGAATCTTTCCTGAAATCCCTTTCTCTTCTTGAGCAAGCACATCGTCGGTTGCACGATGTCGTCAAGGATGATCTCGAGCGTGGCGGTGAACGTCACCTGACGGGTGTCCAGGCGCTGCTTCTCTATGAAATTGGCGAAGGCGAAACCCCGGCTTCAACGCTGCGTGCCCGTGGGGCATTTGCTGGCACGAGCCTCAGCTATAACATCAAGAAACTTCAGGAAGGTGGATACCTGCTGCAGTCGCGGTCGGAAGCCGACAAACGCACCGTGCACCTTCGCCTGACAGAGCGCGGCCACACCGTCCGCAAGCGTGTCGAAGGTCTCTTCGCCAAGCAGGCAACGGCGCTTGAGCCGACAGCGAGCGTTCGTCCGGTGGATCTCACTCAGCTGAACAAGACGGTATCGCGCCTTGAGCGTTTCTGGTCTGACCAGATCCGGTTCCGTCTATAA
- a CDS encoding GNAT family N-acetyltransferase produces the protein MQSPHIRDGRSSDAPSVIAVDIAASDLFRPTGLLSKDALGDHVSADAINAAIDRGLMKVAVVESGDVAGFLMASIQDGDLYIDQISVSPDFGRRGIGTALMKTAEDMATNLGINSILLSTFRDLAWNGPFYASLGYGVIPKHAYSSFMKEVEAAQAPFMDVSLRIFMRKTVRNL, from the coding sequence TTGCAATCCCCCCATATCCGCGACGGACGTTCGAGCGATGCGCCTAGCGTCATAGCTGTCGACATAGCGGCGTCAGACCTTTTCCGACCGACCGGCCTGTTGAGTAAAGACGCGCTTGGCGATCATGTTTCAGCTGATGCCATCAATGCCGCGATAGATCGCGGTCTTATGAAAGTTGCCGTCGTTGAGAGCGGCGACGTCGCGGGCTTTTTGATGGCCTCCATCCAGGATGGCGACCTTTATATCGACCAGATAAGCGTGTCCCCAGACTTCGGTCGGCGCGGCATCGGCACAGCGCTGATGAAAACGGCAGAAGACATGGCAACCAACCTCGGCATCAATTCCATTCTTTTATCCACCTTCCGCGATCTTGCATGGAACGGTCCGTTCTACGCGTCGCTAGGATATGGAGTGATCCCGAAACACGCCTACTCGTCCTTCATGAAGGAGGTCGAGGCCGCGCAAGCGCCTTTCATGGACGTCTCACTGCGGATTTTCATGAGAAAGACGGTTCGCAATCTCTGA
- the hemB gene encoding porphobilinogen synthase — protein sequence MTSPYPQSFPATRLRRLRQSGWIRNLSAENTLQRKDLIWSMVVHDGDEPSIPVGSMPGLVRLNVDEAAAAAKRASDLGIPAIAMFPHLNPRYKDETGSEALNPDGLVPRAIKAMKDAAPDVGIICDVALDPFTSHGHDGLIDASGYVMNDETTAVLIEQALVQAAAGCDMVAPSDMMDGRIGAIRQALESEGHSNTMILSYAAKYASGFYGPYRDAIGSATALTGDKKTYQQNPANSDEALREVAMDIAEGADMVMVKPGLPYLDIVRRVSETFAIPTIAFQVSGEYAQIKAAGEKGWIDETRVMMETLLCFKRAGASGIITYFAEAAAHQLND from the coding sequence ATGACATCTCCATACCCACAAAGCTTTCCTGCTACCCGCCTGCGCCGACTTCGCCAGTCTGGCTGGATCCGAAACCTGTCCGCGGAAAATACGCTCCAGCGCAAGGATCTGATCTGGTCCATGGTCGTCCATGATGGCGACGAGCCCAGCATACCTGTCGGCTCGATGCCCGGTCTGGTGCGTCTCAATGTTGATGAAGCTGCGGCAGCCGCAAAGCGCGCGAGCGACCTCGGCATTCCAGCGATCGCGATGTTCCCGCATCTCAACCCGCGCTACAAAGACGAGACAGGCAGTGAAGCCCTGAACCCTGATGGACTTGTGCCGCGGGCGATCAAGGCGATGAAGGATGCGGCCCCTGATGTCGGCATCATATGTGATGTCGCGCTGGATCCGTTCACGTCGCACGGCCATGACGGGCTGATCGATGCCTCCGGCTACGTCATGAATGATGAGACGACAGCCGTCCTGATTGAACAGGCACTTGTCCAGGCCGCAGCTGGCTGTGACATGGTGGCCCCGTCAGACATGATGGACGGGCGTATCGGCGCGATCCGTCAGGCACTGGAGAGTGAAGGTCATTCCAATACAATGATCCTCTCCTACGCTGCTAAATATGCCAGTGGCTTCTACGGGCCCTATCGCGATGCAATCGGGTCAGCGACGGCGCTGACGGGTGACAAGAAAACCTACCAGCAGAACCCGGCCAATTCCGATGAAGCGCTGCGCGAAGTCGCCATGGATATTGCCGAAGGCGCAGACATGGTCATGGTGAAGCCTGGCCTGCCCTATCTCGATATTGTCCGGCGTGTATCGGAGACCTTTGCCATCCCGACAATCGCGTTTCAGGTGTCTGGCGAATACGCCCAGATCAAGGCGGCTGGAGAGAAAGGCTGGATTGATGAAACCCGTGTGATGATGGAGACGTTGCTCTGCTTCAAACGTGCTGGCGCTTCAGGGATCATCACTTATTTCGCAGAAGCAGCAGCACATCAGTTAAACGACTAA
- a CDS encoding ubiquinone biosynthesis protein COQ4: MMSTPNLYIHPNRETPKFRPLTAWRHMQKLIADKEDTDQVFQIIEALNGKAALRDLERFASTERGQAELIKRTFLPPILDDHAPLHALPRGSVGKTYVEFMEREGLTAQGLVEESLKRDSEWRNIDDDLLWYVNRLRDVHDMFHILSGYGRDALGEAALLGFTHSQHGGRGVSFIAFMGGREIAKTAPPEARIKDVIREGRRHGKAAGRIVELDIESILPRQLSDVRAELGIQPPVLYQRALAILQEHGLEPETLMAA, from the coding sequence ATGATGAGCACGCCAAACCTCTACATCCATCCGAATCGCGAAACGCCCAAATTTCGCCCGCTGACAGCTTGGCGCCACATGCAGAAACTTATCGCGGACAAGGAAGATACCGATCAGGTCTTTCAGATTATCGAGGCGTTGAACGGCAAAGCCGCTCTCAGGGATCTGGAACGGTTCGCATCGACCGAAAGGGGCCAGGCTGAGCTTATAAAACGCACCTTCCTGCCGCCGATCCTCGATGATCACGCTCCCCTTCACGCGCTCCCCAGAGGCAGCGTCGGAAAAACCTATGTCGAGTTCATGGAACGCGAAGGCCTCACAGCCCAGGGCCTTGTTGAAGAAAGCCTCAAGCGCGATTCCGAATGGCGCAATATCGACGATGACCTGCTCTGGTATGTGAACCGTCTGCGCGACGTCCACGACATGTTTCATATCCTCAGCGGTTATGGCCGCGACGCGCTTGGTGAAGCAGCCCTGCTTGGCTTTACCCATAGCCAGCATGGTGGGCGCGGCGTCAGCTTCATTGCCTTCATGGGCGGCCGGGAAATCGCGAAGACGGCCCCACCAGAAGCCCGCATCAAGGATGTCATCCGCGAGGGACGCCGTCATGGCAAAGCAGCCGGACGCATCGTCGAGCTCGATATCGAATCGATCCTGCCGCGTCAGCTGTCAGATGTCCGTGCAGAGCTTGGCATCCAGCCTCCGGTTCTTTATCAGAGGGCGCTTGCAATTCTGCAAGAACATGGCCTTGAGCCAGAAACTTTGATGGCTGCATGA
- a CDS encoding histidine phosphatase family protein has product MIYLVRHGEASAGWGSAPDPGLSTLGKRQAEVVADTLNQKPLKRAFASPMQRCQETAAPFSRLSGQTIETDPRVTEIPTPDGLDDRVAWLQGFMAGKWDAAPAVVSEWRADLLTAIEAMPEDSVVFTHFIAINTIVGHLEGSDLVTNFRPGHCSVTQIEKLEGGLKLFELGSEAATKVL; this is encoded by the coding sequence ATGATATATCTCGTTCGTCACGGCGAAGCCTCCGCTGGATGGGGCTCCGCTCCCGACCCCGGCCTATCGACCCTCGGCAAAAGACAGGCGGAAGTCGTTGCCGATACGCTCAACCAGAAACCGCTCAAACGGGCCTTCGCGAGCCCGATGCAGCGCTGTCAGGAAACGGCAGCGCCCTTTTCCAGGCTCAGCGGACAGACAATTGAAACTGACCCGCGCGTGACCGAAATCCCGACGCCTGACGGTCTCGATGATCGCGTCGCCTGGCTACAAGGTTTCATGGCCGGAAAATGGGATGCCGCGCCCGCTGTCGTGTCTGAGTGGCGCGCAGATCTTCTGACCGCAATTGAAGCGATGCCAGAAGACTCGGTCGTGTTCACGCACTTCATCGCGATCAACACGATTGTCGGCCATCTTGAAGGCAGCGACCTCGTCACGAATTTTCGTCCGGGTCATTGCTCGGTCACCCAGATCGAAAAACTTGAGGGTGGCCTCAAACTATTCGAGCTTGGAAGCGAAGCGGCGACAAAAGTTCTCTGA
- a CDS encoding NAD(P)H-hydrate dehydratase, with translation MAATEIQTNSPDLWLDQWPWPDAGSHKHKRGHLGCVTGSAASTGAARLAARAGLRIGAGLVTLLSPPSATLVNASVSTAVMVKPFSSVEDLTELAESCSCALIGPAAGVKAQTRDNTLILLESADSCVLDADALTVFSDAPEDLFSQITKPVVLTPHEGEFKRIFPDFLNQHTREKAVRLAAKESNAIVILKGAETLIAAPDGRLVRNTHASPFLATAGSGDVLAGLTGGLMAQGMDAFLAACAACWTHGELGLRLGPGLISEDLPDALPALLKEFYATRS, from the coding sequence ATGGCTGCCACTGAAATACAGACCAATTCCCCCGATCTCTGGCTAGACCAGTGGCCTTGGCCAGACGCCGGCAGTCACAAGCACAAACGCGGGCATTTGGGGTGCGTCACGGGTTCGGCCGCCTCAACGGGCGCAGCCCGTCTGGCCGCGCGCGCAGGCCTTCGAATCGGAGCTGGCCTGGTGACGCTTCTCTCCCCGCCATCGGCCACCCTGGTGAATGCGTCCGTCTCAACGGCGGTGATGGTGAAACCGTTTTCATCGGTGGAAGACCTCACCGAACTTGCCGAATCATGCAGCTGCGCCCTGATTGGCCCTGCAGCTGGTGTGAAGGCGCAGACCCGGGATAACACCCTCATTTTGTTGGAGTCTGCAGATAGTTGCGTTCTGGATGCCGACGCGCTCACAGTTTTCTCCGACGCGCCTGAGGACCTCTTTAGCCAGATAACCAAACCTGTCGTGCTCACCCCGCATGAGGGCGAATTCAAACGCATTTTCCCTGATTTCCTCAACCAGCACACAAGAGAAAAAGCCGTCCGCCTCGCGGCAAAAGAATCAAACGCCATCGTTATATTGAAAGGCGCCGAAACCCTGATCGCAGCGCCAGATGGACGCCTTGTGCGCAACACTCATGCCTCTCCCTTCCTCGCAACCGCCGGCAGCGGCGACGTGCTGGCCGGCCTCACCGGCGGCCTGATGGCACAAGGCATGGACGCCTTCCTCGCGGCCTGCGCCGCCTGCTGGACCCACGGCGAACTCGGCCTCCGCCTCGGTCCCGGTTTAATTTCCGAAGATCTCCCCGACGCCCTGCCCGCACTTCTCAAAGAGTTTTATGCAACGAGGTCTTGA
- a CDS encoding SdrD B-like domain-containing protein produces MVTRPLILALAALTLLPLMPVATAQESGVNVALRTTQPADLSPPQSVPDPVAATKAYIDVEVAGARLSVPTRHADGKDSRTLIDAAPIAQILGSRFEVSDNRLTYYRPQDDAVMTLNFGDGEFRANDMVLGKLPEFQRGEESGTWLEPKTIAVITGTTLLVEADGTYTFELQKGLRPQSELDLWVNGRPVDTFGAKEPRTIGPVLLVPLEPITQALGHQLTLQAGMVQVIRAQDTAVISLELATGLITVNGTPRGVSPNMSFAEPSSLLLPFSAVEALTGTHISLSPGSNRIDVRQDDRLGGAALPPDRGAAGAGGSPFTPEALSYLLSDRGPNRAEFSSRWGRYNSRLTYESAGGLEALEELQPSWMSLDVQSLDGWAGSVGDYSGRFRETAGVDVSRVRGLSWRRKTDGGDILAVSAGTMLTGAETISEHATKPEFGGFAGGVRLLDKDGSQEIGVAARVTAGGDDTAIVGSVQKVIEPKGTFGNLQTAYVSVDGGYFDGAETGFDVRGRGELRFAMNDQWTVSISGQHDGEKFQASRDATYFGGVFDNRVGARTTGAISTDWRSAKSWGILQYVSVGARASINQIDGPVSTTTHVYSASLNTKIGASGPDLAVDVEHSRAFGDASDETMTDVRVRAYQRFDWGSLQANYLHLENGTRPSNQAVAIAQSNPLQKSFKNGAFVSVAPAATVTYTDGDARFRAGGAAAFSSGLLLDEKLELSGQVWALSNFEPEAAATRYYANLEARYRVGRRTEIVASYFDDLEGRNDFSIALRGTIEFNEPRRQTLPLADRGVLTGRVFVDLNRDGVRQADEPGLAGAQVEVRGTQLSHAADRDGDFEIENVKEGLFGLSINQRSLPLGYRVQDAELIKASVAEGRRTTVDIPVIQSGQLRGAVFIDMDGNGIASHRDERLEGQPVRLLNLATNASVEVPTASFGQYGFENLEPGDYRLFVMVGWEEYAVDVKLTEDAMLQIVPIAIPPEVFGVTPAQQVAQLTEAP; encoded by the coding sequence ATGGTTACGCGCCCACTCATACTGGCCCTCGCGGCCCTGACGCTTCTTCCGCTGATGCCCGTGGCAACAGCGCAAGAGAGTGGTGTGAACGTCGCGCTCCGTACGACCCAGCCTGCCGATTTGTCGCCGCCCCAGAGCGTCCCTGACCCAGTAGCCGCCACCAAGGCCTACATCGACGTTGAAGTCGCTGGTGCCCGTCTTTCCGTACCGACACGCCACGCAGACGGTAAAGATAGCCGAACCCTCATAGATGCCGCGCCGATAGCCCAGATATTGGGGAGCCGGTTTGAGGTCTCAGACAATCGCCTGACGTATTACCGACCGCAGGACGACGCGGTTATGACGTTGAATTTCGGCGATGGCGAGTTTCGCGCCAACGACATGGTGCTTGGAAAGCTGCCAGAATTCCAACGCGGTGAAGAGTCCGGCACATGGCTTGAACCCAAAACTATTGCAGTGATCACGGGGACAACCCTGCTGGTTGAGGCAGATGGGACCTACACATTCGAGCTTCAAAAAGGCCTTCGCCCGCAATCTGAACTGGACCTTTGGGTCAATGGCCGCCCGGTGGACACGTTTGGTGCGAAGGAACCGCGCACGATCGGGCCGGTACTTCTGGTGCCGCTTGAGCCGATCACCCAGGCGCTTGGCCACCAGCTGACGCTGCAAGCGGGCATGGTGCAGGTCATTCGCGCTCAGGATACTGCGGTGATTTCGCTGGAGCTTGCGACAGGACTAATCACGGTCAATGGCACGCCGCGCGGTGTTTCGCCTAATATGAGCTTTGCCGAGCCATCCTCCTTGCTGTTGCCATTTTCGGCCGTCGAAGCCCTGACGGGCACTCATATTTCGCTGTCACCAGGCTCCAATCGTATCGATGTACGGCAGGACGATCGCCTCGGCGGCGCCGCGCTTCCGCCAGACAGGGGCGCAGCTGGAGCAGGCGGTTCTCCGTTCACGCCAGAAGCGCTCAGCTACCTGCTAAGTGACCGTGGTCCGAACCGCGCAGAATTCTCCAGCCGCTGGGGCAGGTATAATTCCCGGCTTACCTATGAAAGCGCTGGAGGGCTCGAGGCTCTGGAGGAGCTGCAGCCGAGCTGGATGTCGCTCGACGTTCAGTCGCTGGATGGTTGGGCGGGGTCGGTTGGGGACTATAGCGGTCGGTTCCGCGAAACGGCCGGCGTCGACGTCTCGAGGGTCCGTGGGCTGTCCTGGCGCCGCAAGACCGACGGAGGCGACATTCTCGCCGTGTCCGCAGGAACAATGCTCACGGGCGCAGAGACGATCAGTGAGCACGCGACCAAGCCGGAGTTTGGCGGCTTTGCAGGCGGCGTTCGATTGCTGGACAAGGATGGGTCTCAGGAGATCGGCGTTGCGGCCAGAGTGACGGCTGGAGGCGACGATACGGCTATTGTCGGATCGGTCCAGAAGGTCATCGAACCGAAGGGCACCTTTGGCAATCTTCAGACCGCTTACGTTTCGGTAGATGGCGGATATTTCGACGGAGCCGAGACCGGCTTTGATGTTCGTGGTCGCGGCGAACTTCGCTTTGCGATGAACGACCAATGGACTGTGTCCATCTCTGGCCAGCATGACGGGGAAAAATTCCAGGCATCGCGGGATGCGACCTATTTTGGCGGCGTCTTCGATAACCGGGTCGGCGCGAGAACGACCGGCGCAATTTCGACCGACTGGCGCAGCGCGAAGTCCTGGGGAATTCTTCAATATGTGTCGGTCGGTGCGCGCGCTTCGATCAATCAGATCGACGGGCCGGTTTCGACGACTACGCATGTCTATTCGGCTTCGCTCAACACCAAAATCGGCGCATCTGGCCCTGACCTGGCGGTGGACGTTGAGCATAGCAGGGCATTTGGGGACGCTTCTGACGAGACGATGACAGACGTGCGCGTGCGGGCCTATCAGCGTTTCGACTGGGGCTCGTTGCAGGCCAACTATCTTCATCTCGAAAACGGCACGAGGCCGTCAAACCAGGCCGTCGCGATCGCTCAATCCAACCCATTGCAAAAGTCGTTCAAGAACGGCGCTTTTGTTTCCGTGGCACCCGCCGCGACCGTCACCTATACAGACGGCGACGCACGCTTTCGCGCCGGGGGGGCTGCGGCCTTTTCGAGCGGCCTGCTGCTCGACGAAAAACTAGAGCTGTCGGGTCAGGTCTGGGCGCTTTCCAATTTCGAACCTGAAGCTGCTGCCACGCGCTACTACGCCAATCTTGAGGCCCGGTATCGCGTCGGCAGAAGGACCGAGATCGTCGCGAGCTATTTTGACGATCTTGAAGGCCGCAACGATTTTTCGATCGCCTTGCGCGGCACCATTGAGTTCAATGAGCCGCGCCGCCAGACACTGCCGCTCGCCGACCGCGGCGTCCTGACGGGCCGCGTCTTTGTCGATCTCAACCGGGATGGTGTGCGCCAGGCTGATGAGCCTGGGCTCGCGGGCGCGCAAGTCGAGGTCCGAGGGACGCAACTTTCCCACGCTGCAGATCGTGACGGTGACTTCGAGATAGAGAACGTGAAAGAGGGTCTGTTCGGCCTGTCGATCAATCAGCGCAGTCTGCCGCTGGGCTACCGGGTCCAGGATGCAGAACTGATCAAAGCTTCGGTCGCTGAAGGGCGCCGCACCACTGTCGATATTCCAGTCATTCAGTCTGGCCAGCTTCGCGGGGCCGTCTTCATAGATATGGATGGGAACGGCATAGCGAGCCATAGGGACGAGCGGCTTGAAGGCCAGCCAGTGCGTCTGCTCAATCTTGCAACGAATGCATCCGTCGAAGTGCCAACGGCCTCTTTCGGTCAATACGGTTTCGAGAACCTCGAGCCGGGCGACTACAGGCTCTTCGTGATGGTTGGCTGGGAAGAGTATGCGGTCGACGTGAAATTGACTGAAGACGCTATGCTGCAAATCGTGCCGATTGCGATACCGCCGGAGGTCTTTGGGGTGACGCCAGCGCAACAGGTCGCCCAACTGACGGAGGCACCATAA
- a CDS encoding c-type cytochrome: protein MAASCDRTAQEPERIEPPASTATQPVAPAVTAPETAADPVSRDFSGFPEPYASADYALGRRTFKLCGSCHTVTAGGRDLVGPNLHGIFGRQAGSKEGFAYSKALSAADFQWTPDRVEHWLANPNDYLPGNNMTFAGVRQENARHAVIAYLMLESGYDAGAASETAD, encoded by the coding sequence ATGGCCGCATCGTGTGATCGTACGGCGCAAGAGCCCGAGCGAATCGAACCACCCGCTTCAACCGCAACTCAGCCGGTCGCGCCCGCCGTGACGGCGCCAGAGACTGCTGCAGATCCGGTGTCGCGTGACTTCTCAGGTTTTCCTGAACCCTATGCCAGTGCGGATTACGCCCTTGGTCGCCGGACATTCAAACTGTGCGGGAGCTGTCACACCGTGACAGCTGGCGGCCGCGATCTGGTGGGGCCAAATCTTCACGGCATATTTGGCCGTCAGGCCGGCTCCAAAGAGGGGTTCGCCTATTCCAAGGCGCTGAGCGCTGCCGACTTTCAGTGGACACCTGATCGCGTGGAGCATTGGCTTGCCAATCCGAATGACTATCTGCCCGGCAACAACATGACCTTTGCGGGCGTGCGTCAGGAGAATGCCCGGCATGCCGTTATCGCCTATCTGATGCTGGAAAGCGGATACGACGCGGGCGCCGCTTCCGAGACGGCGGACTAG